Proteins encoded in a region of the Clostridia bacterium genome:
- a CDS encoding TIGR01212 family radical SAM protein (This family includes YhcC from E. coli K-12, an uncharacterized radical SAM protein.), which produces MDSREFIFSDNGKRYHTYDYYLRNRFGRKAAKLSVDGGFTCPNRDGTKGTGGCAFCSGSGSGDFCASGSVTRQLETQREVMRAKWEVDAFIPYFQAGSCTYAPLPRLLALWDEALNFPGAVGLAVATRPDCLPDDVCDALAEISRRTFLTVELGLQTVNDGVALKLGRGHGFAEFTSGFEKLRARGIPVCVHVINGLPGETREDMLKTASVLAAMKPDFMKIHLLHVLKGTPLAEFYAGGAFEAMTKEEYVSTVVSQIELFPPETVFERVTGDGKGEDLIAPRWSRRKREVLNAIDAEFRRRGTFQGAGYRG; this is translated from the coding sequence GTGGACAGCCGGGAATTCATCTTCAGCGATAACGGGAAACGCTATCACACGTACGATTACTACCTGCGGAACCGCTTCGGGCGCAAGGCCGCGAAGCTTTCCGTCGACGGCGGCTTCACCTGCCCCAACCGCGACGGGACGAAGGGAACGGGCGGCTGCGCCTTCTGCTCCGGCAGCGGAAGCGGCGACTTCTGCGCCTCCGGCAGCGTCACGCGCCAGCTCGAAACGCAGCGCGAGGTCATGCGTGCAAAGTGGGAGGTCGACGCCTTTATCCCCTATTTTCAGGCCGGGAGCTGCACTTACGCGCCCCTGCCGCGTCTGCTCGCGCTCTGGGACGAGGCGTTGAACTTTCCCGGCGCGGTCGGACTCGCGGTCGCGACGCGGCCGGACTGCCTGCCCGACGACGTCTGCGACGCGCTCGCGGAGATTTCGCGGCGCACGTTTCTCACCGTCGAGCTCGGTCTGCAGACGGTCAACGACGGCGTCGCGCTGAAACTCGGACGCGGGCACGGCTTCGCGGAATTCACAAGCGGATTTGAAAAACTGCGTGCGCGCGGGATCCCCGTATGCGTCCACGTTATAAATGGCCTGCCCGGCGAAACACGCGAGGATATGCTGAAAACCGCATCCGTTCTCGCCGCGATGAAGCCCGACTTTATGAAGATACACCTGCTCCACGTTCTGAAAGGCACTCCGCTTGCGGAGTTTTACGCAGGCGGCGCTTTCGAGGCGATGACGAAGGAGGAGTACGTTTCGACCGTCGTCAGCCAGATTGAGCTGTTCCCGCCGGAAACGGTGTTCGAGCGCGTCACCGGCGACGGCAAGGGCGAAGACCTGATCGCGCCGCGCTGGAGCCGCAGAAAGCGCGAGGTCCTCAACGCGATCGACGCGGAATTCCGCCGCAGAGGGACGTTTCAAGGAGCCGGATATCGCGGGTGA
- the radC gene encoding DNA repair protein RadC, whose protein sequence is MPKDKNIHSGHRDRVRERFCETGLDSFADHNVLELVLFYSVPRRDTNELAHRLIKHFGSLPAVFEASVERLMEVPGISYNSAVLIRLFTEVGKRYAMSKQKKGVVLDDMETAANYVSGLFIGDSVESFYIICLDGRNKVICCEKHSSGTATNSNVTIPFVIDSVTKHKARSVILAHNHPASYARPSYEDVDITRRIKRLLDEMHIHLIDHIIVGYDGKCVSMSASRMMSEDYGVN, encoded by the coding sequence ATGCCGAAAGATAAAAACATACATTCCGGCCACAGAGACAGAGTGAGAGAACGCTTTTGCGAAACGGGACTCGACTCCTTTGCAGACCACAACGTCCTTGAGCTCGTGCTTTTCTACTCAGTGCCGCGCAGGGATACAAATGAGCTCGCGCACCGTCTCATTAAGCATTTCGGCTCACTTCCAGCAGTATTTGAGGCGAGCGTAGAACGGCTTATGGAGGTGCCCGGGATCTCCTATAATTCCGCGGTGCTGATACGCCTTTTCACCGAAGTCGGTAAAAGGTATGCTATGTCCAAACAGAAAAAAGGCGTTGTTCTGGACGATATGGAGACGGCCGCGAATTACGTATCCGGTCTGTTTATAGGAGACAGCGTCGAGTCGTTTTACATAATCTGCCTCGACGGACGAAACAAGGTGATCTGCTGCGAAAAGCACTCATCCGGAACGGCTACAAACTCGAACGTTACCATTCCGTTCGTAATAGACAGCGTCACGAAGCATAAGGCGCGCAGCGTTATACTTGCGCACAATCATCCGGCGTCATACGCGCGACCGTCTTATGAAGACGTGGATATAACGAGGAGGATAAAACGTCTGCTCGACGAGATGCACATACATCTTATTGATCACATTATTGTGGGATACGATGGCAAATGCGTGTCAATGAGTGCTTCCAGAATGATGAGCGAGGATTATGGGGTTAACTGA
- a CDS encoding carbohydrate kinase family protein, which produces MRVSVIGASNIDISGRSASRFAPRDSNPGAVTKSLGGVGRNISHNLRLLGADVSFFTAIGGDEYAETIAKDCAMLEIDLSHALYRPDLRSSIYLCINDEKGELVAGIADMDICEAVTVEYLKRELEHINDADAVVFDTNLTEESMEYLMKNSAGPTFVDCVSGKKTEKLKRALERGGCRLFTLKANRTEAGVLAGGEIADEADAKEAAMRLRSFGAERVYITLGADGVCCADGSGAFVLPAARASVVNASGAGDAFIAAIVYASGKGADLRASAECGLRAAKLTLESPSAVSAAMSAKELKLK; this is translated from the coding sequence ATGAGAGTATCGGTGATCGGCGCATCGAATATTGATATTTCCGGCCGTTCCGCGTCGCGCTTCGCGCCGCGGGACTCGAATCCGGGCGCGGTGACGAAATCGCTCGGCGGCGTCGGCAGGAATATTTCGCATAACCTGCGTCTGCTCGGCGCGGACGTATCGTTCTTCACCGCCATCGGCGGCGACGAATACGCCGAAACGATCGCGAAGGACTGCGCGATGCTGGAAATCGACCTTTCTCACGCGCTTTACCGCCCCGACCTGCGCAGCTCGATATACCTATGCATAAACGACGAAAAAGGCGAGCTCGTCGCGGGTATCGCGGATATGGACATCTGCGAAGCGGTGACCGTCGAATACCTGAAGCGCGAGCTGGAGCATATAAACGACGCGGACGCGGTCGTTTTCGATACTAACCTCACGGAAGAGTCGATGGAGTATCTGATGAAAAACTCCGCGGGGCCGACCTTCGTCGACTGCGTATCCGGCAAGAAGACCGAAAAGCTGAAGCGCGCGCTTGAGCGCGGCGGCTGCCGGCTTTTCACGCTGAAAGCGAACAGGACCGAAGCCGGCGTGCTCGCCGGCGGCGAGATCGCGGACGAAGCGGACGCGAAAGAAGCGGCGATGCGGCTGCGTTCCTTCGGCGCGGAACGCGTGTATATCACGCTCGGCGCGGACGGCGTCTGCTGCGCGGACGGAAGCGGAGCGTTCGTGCTTCCCGCCGCTCGCGCTTCCGTGGTCAACGCTTCCGGCGCGGGCGACGCCTTCATCGCTGCGATTGTCTACGCCTCCGGCAAGGGCGCGGACCTGCGCGCTTCCGCGGAATGCGGCCTGCGCGCCGCGAAGCTCACGCTTGAGAGCCCGTCCGCCGTCAGCGCCGCGATGTCCGCAAAGGAATTGAAGCTGAAATAA